The proteins below come from a single Acidovorax sp. NCPPB 4044 genomic window:
- a CDS encoding acyl-CoA dehydrogenase family protein → MDLQFTPREQAFRDEVQDFLAAHLPAGLSHKVQAGLRLDKADLERWHAILNARGWLANHWPEQYGGPGWSAVQKFIFENECALAGAPRIVPFGVNMLGPVLIRYGNEAQKRYWLPRILNGDDWWCQGYSEPGAGSDLASVKTTAVLQGDHYVVNGQKTWTTLGQHANMIFCLVRTDREAKVQAGISFLLVDMRSPGVEVRPIITLDGEHEVNEVFFTDVKVPAANLVGEENKGWTYAKYLLTYERTNIAGVGFSVAALAKLKRVAATVQCNGRPLAHDPLFAARLARVEIDLENMKTTNLRVIAAVAGGGVPGAESSMLKIRGTEIRQEILSLTRRAMGPYALPFEEDALHAGHEALAVGPEGACAAAANYFNYRKLSIFGGSNEIQKNIISKMILGL, encoded by the coding sequence ATGGATCTGCAATTCACTCCCCGAGAACAGGCCTTCCGCGACGAAGTGCAGGACTTCCTGGCAGCGCATCTGCCCGCCGGCCTGTCGCACAAGGTGCAAGCCGGCCTGCGGCTGGACAAGGCCGACCTGGAGCGCTGGCACGCCATCCTCAACGCCCGCGGCTGGCTGGCCAACCACTGGCCCGAACAATACGGCGGCCCGGGCTGGAGCGCCGTACAGAAATTCATCTTCGAGAACGAATGTGCGCTGGCCGGTGCCCCGCGCATCGTTCCCTTCGGCGTGAACATGCTGGGGCCGGTGCTCATCCGGTACGGCAATGAGGCACAGAAACGGTACTGGCTGCCGCGCATCCTGAACGGCGATGACTGGTGGTGCCAGGGCTACTCGGAGCCTGGCGCGGGCTCGGACCTGGCCTCGGTCAAGACCACGGCCGTCTTGCAGGGCGACCATTACGTCGTCAACGGCCAGAAGACCTGGACCACGCTGGGCCAGCACGCCAACATGATCTTCTGCCTGGTGCGAACCGACCGCGAGGCCAAGGTGCAGGCGGGTATCAGCTTCCTGCTGGTGGACATGCGTTCCCCCGGCGTGGAGGTGCGCCCCATCATCACGCTGGACGGCGAGCACGAGGTGAACGAGGTGTTCTTCACGGATGTGAAGGTGCCCGCCGCGAACCTGGTGGGCGAGGAGAACAAGGGCTGGACCTATGCCAAGTACCTGCTCACCTACGAGCGCACCAACATCGCGGGCGTGGGCTTCTCGGTGGCTGCGCTGGCGAAGCTCAAGCGTGTGGCCGCCACGGTGCAGTGCAACGGCAGGCCATTGGCGCACGATCCGCTCTTCGCCGCGCGCCTCGCCCGGGTGGAGATCGACCTGGAAAACATGAAGACCACCAACCTGCGCGTGATCGCCGCCGTGGCGGGCGGCGGCGTGCCGGGGGCGGAAAGCTCCATGCTCAAGATCCGCGGCACCGAGATCCGGCAGGAGATCCTGTCGCTCACGCGTCGCGCCATGGGACCGTATGCGCTGCCCTTCGAGGAAGATGCGCTGCACGCAGGCCATGAAGCGCTGGCGGTGGGCCCCGAGGGCGCTTGCGCGGCCGCGGCGAATTACTTCAATTACCGCAAGCTGTCGATCTTCGGCGGCTCCAACGAAATCCAGAAAAACATCATCTCCAAGATGATCCTGGGGCTGTGA
- a CDS encoding CaiB/BaiF CoA transferase family protein, with protein sequence MNAAPPADATAGGIDFPLEGVRVLDLSRVFAGPLCGQVLADFGAEVVKVEHPGRGDDTRDWGMRIGRTETTYYNSMNRNKRSVTLDLQSPEGVRIVHDLLPQFDVVIHNFKTGGAEKLGLGYGQLKALKPDLIYCAVAGYDVTGPEAKRPGYDLVIQGEAGLMALNGEAAQPPLKFGVAVVDLMTGMYAAQAVLAALFQRGRTGRGRLIEMALYDCGLMVTGYYGLDAMQLGHDPARYGNAHPSIVPYGMFDAADGPLIIAVGNNAQFDKFCRQVIERPDIVEDPRFATNVERAKNRQVIGPMLTGLIRAFPRDLLLERMTACGIPCGKVAGLHEALTSERTRRGGLLQDMPHPVVGTTPVFAPPYRIDGQRLPIRHAPPTLGEGTREVLQRLLQMSDGQLQQLQQRGVLTLPEAPPQA encoded by the coding sequence ATGAACGCCGCTCCCCCTGCCGACGCCACCGCCGGTGGCATCGACTTCCCCCTCGAAGGCGTGCGCGTCCTCGATCTGTCGCGCGTCTTCGCCGGTCCGCTGTGCGGCCAGGTGCTGGCCGATTTCGGCGCCGAGGTGGTGAAGGTGGAGCACCCCGGCCGCGGCGACGACACGCGCGACTGGGGCATGCGCATCGGCCGCACCGAGACCACCTACTACAACAGCATGAACCGCAACAAGCGGTCGGTCACGCTGGACCTGCAAAGCCCCGAGGGCGTGCGCATCGTGCACGACCTGCTGCCGCAGTTCGACGTGGTGATCCACAACTTCAAGACCGGCGGCGCCGAGAAGCTGGGCCTGGGCTACGGGCAGCTCAAGGCGCTCAAGCCCGACCTCATCTACTGCGCGGTGGCCGGCTACGACGTGACCGGCCCCGAGGCGAAGCGGCCGGGCTACGACCTGGTGATCCAGGGCGAGGCCGGCCTCATGGCGCTGAACGGCGAAGCTGCGCAGCCGCCGCTGAAGTTCGGTGTGGCGGTGGTGGACCTGATGACCGGCATGTACGCCGCGCAGGCCGTGCTGGCGGCGCTTTTCCAGCGCGGGCGCACGGGCCGCGGCCGGCTGATCGAGATGGCGCTCTACGATTGCGGCCTGATGGTCACCGGCTACTACGGCCTCGACGCGATGCAGCTGGGCCACGATCCGGCGCGCTACGGCAATGCACACCCCTCCATCGTGCCCTACGGCATGTTCGATGCGGCCGACGGCCCGCTCATCATCGCCGTGGGCAACAACGCGCAGTTCGACAAGTTCTGCCGCCAGGTGATCGAGCGGCCCGACATCGTGGAAGACCCGCGCTTCGCCACCAACGTGGAGCGCGCGAAGAACCGGCAGGTGATCGGCCCGATGCTGACCGGACTGATCCGCGCCTTCCCGCGCGACCTGCTGCTGGAGCGCATGACCGCCTGCGGCATTCCCTGCGGCAAGGTGGCCGGCCTGCACGAGGCGCTGACCAGCGAGCGCACGCGCCGCGGCGGCCTGCTGCAGGACATGCCGCACCCCGTCGTGGGCACCACGCCGGTGTTCGCCCCGCCCTACCGCATCGACGGCCAGCGCCTGCCGATCCGCCATGCGCCGCCCACGCTGGGGGAGGGCACCCGCGAGGTACTGCAGCGGCTCCTGCAGATGAGCGACGGGCAATTGCAGCAGTTGCAGCAGCGCGGCGTGCTCACCCTGCCGGAGGCGCCGCCGCAGGCCTGA
- a CDS encoding LysR family transcriptional regulator produces the protein MDLPSLTLLVEIIDSGNLSQAARKLKMTRANVSYHLTKLEKAVGVQLVQRTTRRVEPTEIGLRLYEHGRTIRNEMRAAQEAVTTLGQGLQGRVGLSVPSGYGQIVMCDWLVEFKRTYPGIVLDVLFENRADNLRDEVDIAIRVVQEPPLSLVARSMGTVRYLACASADYADRHGLPRTLHALRASPIITAGVTGRQLRLSAYQGSERHEVTLEPTLISEHFPFLRQGILAGLGVGLVPDYVVQDKLATGEVLTTLDEYRLSIFGTHMYLLYLPNRHQTRAVRTCIDFLLDKAQGSEHGGIPQGASAPG, from the coding sequence ATGGACCTGCCATCGCTGACGCTGCTGGTCGAGATCATCGACAGCGGCAACCTGAGCCAGGCCGCGCGCAAGCTGAAGATGACGCGCGCCAACGTGAGCTACCACCTCACCAAGCTGGAGAAGGCGGTGGGGGTGCAACTGGTGCAGCGCACCACGCGCCGGGTCGAGCCCACCGAGATCGGGCTGCGCCTGTACGAACATGGCCGCACCATCCGCAACGAAATGCGGGCGGCGCAGGAAGCCGTCACCACGCTGGGCCAGGGCCTGCAGGGCCGCGTGGGCCTCAGCGTGCCCAGCGGCTATGGGCAGATCGTGATGTGCGACTGGCTGGTCGAGTTCAAGCGCACCTATCCCGGCATCGTGCTGGACGTGCTGTTCGAGAACCGCGCCGACAACCTGCGCGACGAAGTGGACATCGCCATCCGCGTGGTGCAGGAGCCGCCGCTGTCGCTGGTGGCCCGCAGCATGGGCACCGTGCGCTACCTGGCCTGCGCGTCGGCCGATTACGCGGACCGGCACGGCCTGCCGCGCACGCTGCATGCGCTGCGCGCCAGCCCGATCATCACGGCCGGCGTGACCGGGCGGCAACTGCGCCTGTCGGCCTACCAGGGCAGCGAGCGGCACGAGGTGACGCTGGAGCCCACCCTGATCTCGGAACACTTCCCGTTCCTGCGCCAGGGCATCCTGGCCGGGCTGGGCGTGGGGCTGGTGCCCGACTACGTGGTGCAGGACAAGCTGGCGACCGGCGAGGTGCTGACCACGCTGGACGAATACCGCCTCAGCATCTTCGGCACGCACATGTACCTGCTGTATCTGCCGAACCGCCATCAGACGCGGGCGGTCCGCACCTGCATCGACTTTCTGCTGGACAAGGCGCAAGGCAGCGAGCACGGAGGTATTCCGCAGGGTGCATCGGCACCTGGTTGA
- a CDS encoding acyl-CoA dehydrogenase family protein — translation MNFEHTEDRRMLADTLNRFIAEQAGTEHRNRIAYGPEGFSADLYRRLAELGTIGALFVEADGGFGGAGFDVSVVFESLGRGLVAEPLLGALMVGRAVAAAGSAAQKEAVLAPLMAGEAVAALAHDEPGGHYEATRATTTARRAEGGWVIDGAKGVVLCGDAADWLLVSARTADGTFDAEGISLFLVPGDAAGVTRQGHGRIDGGRTAELVLRNVAVSADALLGAEGEGAVLLERAMGWGVLALCAEAVGAMDVAKQHTLEYLRTRKQFGVPIGSFQALQHRMADLLLEVEQARSAVINAAAAIDGADRIAREKALSAAKYSIGRIGTLVAEESIQMHGGIGMTWELPLAHYAKRLVMIDHQLGDEDHHLARYIALGQLQ, via the coding sequence ATGAACTTCGAGCACACCGAAGACCGCCGCATGCTGGCGGACACGCTGAACCGTTTCATCGCCGAGCAGGCCGGCACCGAACACCGCAACCGCATCGCCTACGGTCCCGAAGGGTTCAGCGCTGACCTGTACCGCCGCCTGGCCGAATTGGGCACCATCGGTGCGCTGTTCGTGGAGGCCGATGGCGGCTTCGGTGGCGCGGGCTTCGACGTCAGCGTGGTGTTCGAGAGCCTGGGCCGCGGCCTGGTGGCCGAGCCGCTGCTGGGTGCGCTGATGGTGGGCCGCGCGGTCGCGGCAGCCGGCAGTGCCGCGCAGAAGGAGGCCGTGCTGGCACCGCTGATGGCGGGCGAGGCCGTGGCCGCACTGGCGCACGACGAGCCGGGGGGCCATTACGAGGCCACGCGCGCCACCACCACCGCGCGCCGCGCGGAAGGCGGTTGGGTGATCGACGGCGCGAAGGGCGTAGTGCTGTGCGGCGACGCGGCCGACTGGCTGCTGGTGTCGGCGCGCACGGCGGACGGCACCTTCGACGCGGAGGGCATTTCGCTGTTCCTGGTGCCGGGCGATGCCGCGGGTGTGACCCGCCAGGGCCATGGCCGCATCGACGGCGGCCGCACGGCCGAGCTGGTGCTCCGGAATGTGGCCGTGAGCGCCGATGCGCTGCTGGGCGCGGAAGGCGAGGGCGCGGTGCTGCTGGAGCGGGCCATGGGTTGGGGTGTGCTGGCGCTCTGCGCAGAGGCCGTGGGCGCGATGGACGTGGCCAAGCAGCACACGCTGGAATACCTGCGCACGCGCAAGCAGTTCGGCGTGCCCATCGGCAGCTTCCAGGCGCTGCAGCACCGCATGGCCGATCTGCTGCTGGAAGTGGAGCAAGCCCGCTCGGCCGTCATCAATGCGGCCGCCGCCATCGACGGAGCGGACCGCATCGCGCGCGAGAAAGCGCTGTCGGCCGCCAAGTACAGCATCGGCCGCATCGGCACGCTGGTGGCCGAGGAAAGCATCCAGATGCACGGGGGCATCGGAATGACCTGGGAATTGCCGCTGGCGCACTATGCCAAGCGGTTGGTCATGATCGACCACCAGTTGGGCGACGAAGACCACCATCTGGCGCGCTATATCGCGCTCGGCCAGTTGCAGTGA
- the htpX gene encoding protease HtpX, producing the protein MKRIALFLLTNLAVVAVLGVVASLLGVNRYLTSNGLNLGALLGFAFIMGFGGAIISLLISKPVAKWSSGVRVIDGTGSADEAWIVQTVRKFADQAGIGMPEVGIFEGDPNAFATGAFKNNALVAVSTGLLQGMTREEVEAVIGHEVAHIANGDMVTMTLIQGVMNTFVVFLSRVIGYAVDSFLRKNDENSSGPGIGYMVTTLVLDIVLGFLASMIVAWFSRQREFRADAGAAKLMGRQQPMINALARLGGMHPAELPKGMQAMGIAGGIGKLFSTHPPIEERIAALQNAQGR; encoded by the coding sequence ATGAAACGAATCGCGCTATTTCTGTTGACCAACCTTGCCGTCGTGGCGGTGCTGGGCGTTGTGGCCAGCCTGCTGGGCGTCAACCGGTACCTGACCTCCAACGGGCTCAACCTGGGGGCGCTGCTCGGCTTCGCCTTCATCATGGGTTTTGGCGGCGCCATCATTTCGCTGCTCATCAGCAAGCCCGTCGCCAAGTGGAGTTCCGGTGTGCGGGTGATCGACGGCACGGGCTCGGCCGATGAGGCCTGGATCGTCCAGACCGTCCGCAAGTTCGCCGACCAGGCCGGCATCGGCATGCCCGAGGTCGGCATCTTCGAGGGCGATCCCAACGCTTTCGCCACCGGCGCGTTCAAGAACAACGCCCTCGTGGCCGTTTCCACCGGCCTGCTGCAGGGCATGACCCGCGAGGAAGTCGAGGCCGTGATCGGCCATGAGGTGGCCCACATCGCTAACGGCGACATGGTCACCATGACCCTGATCCAGGGTGTGATGAACACCTTCGTGGTCTTCCTCTCGCGCGTGATCGGCTATGCGGTGGACAGCTTCCTGCGCAAGAACGACGAGAACAGCTCCGGTCCCGGCATCGGCTACATGGTTACGACCCTGGTGCTCGACATCGTGCTGGGCTTCCTGGCATCGATGATCGTGGCCTGGTTCAGCCGCCAGCGCGAGTTCCGGGCCGATGCGGGCGCTGCCAAGCTGATGGGCCGCCAGCAACCGATGATCAACGCCCTGGCCCGCCTGGGCGGCATGCACCCGGCCGAATTGCCGAAGGGCATGCAGGCCATGGGCATTGCCGGCGGCATCGGCAAGCTGTTCAGCACCCACCCGCCCATCGAGGAGCGGATCGCTGCCCTGCAAAACGCGCAGGGCCGGTAA
- a CDS encoding 3-hydroxyacyl-CoA dehydrogenase NAD-binding domain-containing protein yields MASEAATASPVQFHEQGNVLVIRIDNPPVNALGAAVRQGLVAAMVRAEAQAGVQAVLIVGAGKAFIAGADIREFGKPAVLPSLPEVCERIESCSKPVVAAIHGAALGGGLEVALSAHYRLALPAARLGLPEVNLGLLPGAGGTQRAPRLMGARAAAELMLSGQPLDARAALAAGLIDRCGEGSDPIAAGLAYAQELLAAQAPARRTRDRAIAEPAAALAELDALAAETAKKSRGLVSPQKIVECVRNAVELPFAEGMQRERAAFMECLASPQRAGLVHAFFAEREVAKVPEARAAVPRTVASIAVIGGGTMGAGITVSALDAGLPVTMIERDDAALARGRAHVEKVYDALVAKGRMAAEDKAATMARYAGSIRYEDIAGADLVIEAVFEDLEVKKSVFRELDRVCKPGAVLATNTSYLDIDAIAAATQRPQDVIGLHFFSPANIMKLLEIVVPARVSADVVATAFEMAKQLKKVPVRAGVCDGFIGNRILAVYKQAADYLMEDGASPYEIDAALRGFGYPMGPFQVTDLAGGDIGWATRKRRAATRDPKARYVEIADRICERGWFGQKTGRGFYLYPEGARTGQPDPEVLAIVDAERARKGITPRSFTPDEILRRYLAAMVNEGAKVVAEGIALRPLDVDVTFLSGYGFPRFRGGPMHYADTVGLPRILADIREFARQDPLFWQPAPLLEQLVAEDRDFGSLNRAAAEAR; encoded by the coding sequence ATGGCCTCTGAAGCGGCGACGGCATCGCCCGTGCAATTCCATGAGCAGGGCAACGTCCTGGTCATTCGCATCGACAACCCGCCGGTGAATGCGCTGGGTGCCGCCGTGCGGCAGGGTCTGGTGGCCGCCATGGTGCGGGCCGAGGCGCAGGCAGGCGTGCAGGCGGTGCTGATCGTCGGCGCGGGCAAAGCCTTCATCGCCGGTGCCGATATCCGCGAATTCGGCAAGCCCGCCGTGCTGCCGTCGCTGCCCGAGGTCTGCGAGCGCATCGAGTCGTGCAGCAAGCCGGTGGTGGCCGCCATCCACGGCGCGGCACTGGGTGGCGGGCTGGAAGTGGCGCTGTCGGCCCACTACCGCCTCGCGTTGCCTGCCGCCCGACTGGGCCTGCCCGAGGTGAACCTGGGCCTCTTGCCCGGTGCCGGGGGCACTCAGCGCGCTCCGCGCCTGATGGGCGCCAGGGCCGCCGCCGAACTGATGCTGAGCGGCCAGCCCCTGGATGCCAGGGCGGCGCTGGCGGCCGGGCTCATCGACCGATGCGGGGAGGGCTCGGACCCCATCGCCGCTGGCCTGGCCTATGCGCAGGAACTGCTGGCTGCGCAAGCGCCGGCGCGCCGCACGCGCGACCGGGCCATCGCCGAACCTGCCGCCGCGCTGGCCGAACTGGACGCGCTGGCGGCCGAGACGGCCAAAAAATCGCGCGGCCTGGTTTCGCCGCAGAAAATCGTGGAATGCGTGCGCAACGCCGTCGAACTGCCGTTCGCAGAAGGCATGCAGCGCGAGCGCGCCGCATTCATGGAGTGCCTGGCCAGCCCGCAGCGCGCCGGCCTGGTCCATGCCTTCTTCGCCGAACGAGAAGTCGCCAAAGTGCCGGAGGCCAGAGCCGCCGTACCGCGCACGGTGGCCTCTATCGCGGTCATCGGCGGCGGCACCATGGGCGCGGGCATCACCGTATCGGCGCTGGATGCCGGCCTGCCGGTGACCATGATCGAGCGCGACGACGCCGCGCTGGCCCGGGGCCGCGCGCATGTCGAAAAGGTCTACGACGCGCTGGTCGCCAAGGGACGCATGGCGGCCGAGGACAAAGCCGCCACCATGGCGCGCTATGCCGGCAGCATCCGCTACGAAGACATCGCCGGGGCCGACCTGGTGATCGAGGCCGTGTTCGAAGACCTGGAGGTCAAGAAGTCCGTCTTCCGCGAACTGGACCGCGTCTGCAAGCCGGGCGCCGTGCTCGCCACGAACACGTCGTACCTCGACATCGACGCGATCGCGGCGGCCACCCAGCGCCCGCAGGACGTGATCGGCCTGCACTTCTTCAGCCCCGCCAACATCATGAAGCTGCTGGAGATCGTGGTGCCGGCCCGGGTGAGTGCCGACGTGGTCGCCACCGCCTTCGAGATGGCGAAGCAACTGAAGAAAGTACCCGTGCGTGCCGGTGTGTGCGACGGCTTCATCGGCAACCGCATCCTGGCCGTCTACAAGCAGGCGGCCGACTACCTGATGGAAGACGGGGCTTCTCCCTATGAGATCGACGCGGCCTTGCGCGGCTTCGGCTACCCGATGGGGCCTTTCCAGGTGACCGACCTGGCGGGAGGCGACATCGGCTGGGCCACGCGCAAACGGCGCGCCGCCACGCGCGACCCGAAGGCGCGCTACGTGGAGATCGCCGACCGCATCTGCGAGCGCGGCTGGTTCGGCCAGAAGACCGGGCGCGGCTTCTACCTCTATCCCGAAGGCGCCCGCACCGGGCAGCCGGATCCGGAGGTGCTGGCCATCGTCGATGCCGAGCGCGCCAGGAAAGGCATCACGCCGCGCAGCTTCACGCCGGACGAGATCCTGCGCCGCTACCTGGCCGCCATGGTCAACGAAGGCGCGAAGGTGGTGGCCGAGGGCATCGCCCTGCGGCCGCTGGACGTGGACGTGACCTTTCTGTCGGGCTACGGCTTTCCGCGCTTCCGGGGCGGGCCGATGCACTACGCCGACACGGTGGGCCTGCCGCGGATCCTGGCCGACATCCGGGAGTTCGCCCGGCAAGACCCGCTCTTCTGGCAACCCGCTCCGCTGCTGGAACAACTGGTGGCCGAGGACCGCGATTTCGGCAGCCTGAACCGCGCTGCCGCCGAAGCGCGTTGA
- a CDS encoding Bug family tripartite tricarboxylate transporter substrate binding protein, translated as MTGSRFHRRTVLCGLAALGGSSWLGSASAQPAKVAWPSRPIRLIVPFNAGGATDIIARTVGEALSQRVGQPVVVDNRGGAAGILGTDAVAKAAPDGYTLLLSLSTSMLINQFLYTSLPYNPQKDLTLITQIAAAPVTLVVHPSVPASNMQELLAHAKANRGKISYGSWGVGSYAHLAGAYMSKTQDADMAHVAYKGEAPMIQDLIGGQLQLCFSSAQNTKPFIDSGRLKAIGVTGLQRMDILPKVPTIHEQGVTDDAYAIFGWVAMGGPANLPRDVMEALQQHLRGIAKDPKVLERIAGAGFMPLMNTPEAFRENYRRDMPVWKALVDAAGAKLD; from the coding sequence ATGACAGGTTCCCGATTCCACCGCCGCACCGTGCTGTGCGGCCTGGCCGCGCTCGGCGGCAGCAGTTGGCTGGGCTCCGCCTCGGCCCAGCCGGCCAAGGTGGCGTGGCCGTCCAGGCCCATCCGGCTGATCGTGCCGTTCAATGCGGGCGGCGCCACCGACATCATCGCCCGCACCGTGGGCGAGGCCCTGTCGCAGCGCGTGGGCCAGCCGGTGGTGGTGGACAACCGGGGCGGTGCGGCCGGCATCCTGGGCACCGACGCGGTGGCCAAGGCGGCGCCGGACGGCTACACGCTGCTGCTCTCGCTCAGCACGTCGATGCTGATCAACCAGTTCCTCTACACCAGCCTGCCCTACAACCCGCAGAAGGACCTGACGCTGATCACCCAGATCGCCGCCGCGCCCGTCACGCTGGTGGTGCACCCCTCGGTGCCCGCCAGCAACATGCAGGAGCTGCTGGCCCATGCGAAGGCGAACCGGGGCAAGATTTCGTACGGCTCCTGGGGCGTGGGCTCCTATGCGCACCTGGCCGGGGCCTACATGAGCAAGACGCAGGACGCCGACATGGCCCATGTCGCCTACAAGGGCGAGGCGCCGATGATCCAGGACCTGATCGGCGGCCAGCTGCAGCTGTGCTTTTCCAGCGCGCAGAACACCAAGCCCTTCATCGACTCGGGCCGCCTCAAGGCCATCGGGGTCACCGGCCTGCAACGCATGGACATCCTGCCCAAGGTGCCCACGATCCACGAGCAGGGCGTGACCGACGATGCCTACGCCATCTTCGGCTGGGTTGCCATGGGTGGCCCGGCGAACCTGCCGCGCGACGTGATGGAGGCGCTCCAGCAGCACCTGCGCGGGATCGCGAAGGATCCGAAGGTACTGGAGCGCATCGCCGGCGCGGGCTTCATGCCGCTGATGAACACCCCCGAGGCCTTCCGCGAGAACTACCGCCGCGACATGCCGGTCTGGAAGGCGCTGGTCGACGCGGCCGGCGCCAAGCTGGACTGA